In Acidianus brierleyi, one genomic interval encodes:
- a CDS encoding radical SAM protein: MSFTLDFLTAPTYWSWQLTNRCNLECIHCLEMSGPNAAYPYELSPKESMNLCKKIADFGIPYAALSGGEPLLYPGFWDLFTCFRNNDIEVKIETNGNLISESVADRIARLEPRSVQISIDGATQKTYSTMRPRGVLEKALNAIKYLNERGIYVEVEFVPTRINYKELGDAIDNIVKFGAKAIYTGKIMYLGNAVTYWNILSLNDEDYEYIKGVIKSKSIKYNDIKIVFYPSDLIEELRMRLEDPPSSILMMANGKIRLLNSVPYVVADVRKHSMEEIWERYKKGWRHPKVKEWVEEVSKNPRLISRAILLEDLSL, translated from the coding sequence ATGAGTTTCACTTTAGACTTTTTAACGGCTCCCACGTATTGGTCTTGGCAGTTAACAAATAGGTGTAACCTTGAGTGCATACATTGTCTAGAGATGTCAGGTCCTAATGCTGCTTATCCTTATGAATTGTCTCCTAAAGAGTCAATGAATTTATGCAAAAAGATAGCCGATTTCGGAATACCTTATGCAGCATTATCTGGTGGGGAGCCTCTTCTTTATCCTGGTTTTTGGGATCTTTTTACTTGTTTTAGGAATAATGATATTGAGGTTAAGATTGAAACTAATGGTAATTTAATTTCAGAGAGTGTAGCAGATAGGATTGCAAGATTAGAACCTAGATCGGTACAAATAAGTATTGACGGTGCTACACAAAAAACTTACTCAACAATGAGACCAAGAGGAGTACTAGAAAAAGCACTAAACGCAATAAAATACCTTAACGAGAGAGGAATATATGTTGAAGTTGAATTTGTACCAACAAGAATTAATTACAAAGAATTAGGAGATGCTATAGATAATATAGTCAAATTTGGTGCAAAAGCAATATACACTGGAAAAATAATGTATCTAGGAAATGCGGTAACTTATTGGAATATTTTATCGCTTAATGATGAAGACTATGAGTATATTAAAGGAGTCATAAAAAGTAAAAGTATTAAATATAACGATATTAAAATAGTATTTTATCCTTCAGATTTAATTGAAGAATTGAGAATGAGATTAGAAGATCCACCTTCGTCAATACTTATGATGGCTAATGGAAAAATCAGATTATTAAATTCTGTTCCTTATGTTGTTGCTGACGTTAGGAAGCATTCAATGGAGGAAATATGGGAGAGGTACAAGAAAGGATGGAGACATCCAAAGGTAAAAGAATGGGTAGAAGAAGTATCAAAAAATCCTAGATTGATTTCTAGAGCAATTCTTTTAGAGGATCTAAGTCTTTAG
- a CDS encoding radical SAM protein, protein MWAWHLTNECNMLCIHCLWPSGPRMKFQEELSTAESLDLCKKIADFGIPYVALSGGEPLLYPSFWEVSRCISDNAMQLKIESNGQFIDKKNAVRLSKLNLKSVQISIDGASSRTFSLVRQGGSFEKAVSAVKYLVEEGVDVEIVFVPTQLNINEIEKTIDLAYSLGAKAFLTQKTMYLGRAISNWKNIGLNNEDYAYISTVINKKIKEYKNMKILFYPYDSIEELQHYIQYPPASPLMMSNGKVILTTSIPYVVADVRKHSMEEIWERYKKGWRHPKVKEWVEEVSKNPEKLSLAHNFIDLLN, encoded by the coding sequence ATGTGGGCATGGCATCTAACAAATGAGTGTAATATGCTATGTATACACTGTCTCTGGCCATCCGGGCCAAGGATGAAGTTCCAAGAAGAATTATCAACTGCAGAGTCCCTAGATTTATGCAAGAAGATAGCGGATTTTGGAATTCCTTATGTGGCACTATCAGGAGGAGAACCTCTTCTTTATCCTAGTTTTTGGGAGGTAAGCAGGTGTATTTCAGATAATGCTATGCAACTAAAAATAGAAAGCAATGGACAATTCATAGATAAAAAAAATGCAGTCAGATTGTCTAAATTAAATCTTAAATCTGTACAAATAAGCATAGACGGTGCCTCGTCAAGGACGTTTTCATTAGTTAGACAAGGTGGTAGTTTTGAAAAGGCAGTTAGCGCTGTCAAATACTTGGTAGAAGAAGGAGTTGATGTTGAAATAGTATTTGTCCCCACACAATTAAATATAAACGAAATTGAAAAAACTATAGATTTAGCCTACTCTTTAGGAGCTAAAGCGTTTTTGACACAAAAAACTATGTACTTAGGCAGAGCAATTAGTAATTGGAAAAATATAGGACTAAATAATGAAGATTATGCATATATTTCCACTGTCATTAATAAAAAAATAAAGGAATATAAAAACATGAAGATCCTTTTTTATCCGTATGATTCAATTGAGGAATTACAGCACTATATTCAATATCCTCCAGCAAGCCCTCTTATGATGTCTAATGGCAAAGTAATTCTAACAACGTCAATTCCGTATGTTGTTGCTGACGTTAGGAAGCATTCAATGGAGGAAATATGGGAGAGGTACAAGAAAGGATGGAGACATCCAAAGGTAAAAGAATGGGTAGAAGAAGTATCAAAAAACCCAGAAAAACTATCCTTAGCACATAATTTCATAGATTTACTTAACTAA
- a CDS encoding radical SAM protein, with the protein MKSISNFSIDDLNVPTYWIWQLTNRCNLECIHCLWESGPNAAYPDELSPKESLELCKKIVNIQIPYTTLSGGEPLLYPGFWDLFTCFRNNDIEVKIETNGNLISESVADRIARLEPRSVQISIDGATQKTYSTMRPRGVLEKALNAIKYLNERGIYMEAVFVPTRFNYKEFEEVVEILHSLGVKTLYTGITMYLGRAVKNWNIVNPTSEEYKYVIDIARSKAKEYKDMNIVFYPFGLIEELKFRLENPPASPLLLSNGKVKLLGPIPYVVADVRKHSMEEIWERYKKGWRHPKVKEWVEEVSKNPEKVKITTQRSKFIDLWCE; encoded by the coding sequence ATGAAGTCAATTTCTAATTTTTCTATAGATGACCTAAATGTTCCTACTTATTGGATTTGGCAGTTAACTAATAGATGTAACTTAGAATGCATCCATTGTTTATGGGAATCAGGACCTAATGCCGCCTATCCTGATGAACTATCTCCTAAAGAATCCTTAGAACTATGCAAAAAAATCGTTAATATACAAATACCTTATACTACCCTTTCTGGTGGCGAACCTCTTCTTTATCCTGGTTTTTGGGATCTTTTTACTTGTTTTAGGAATAATGATATTGAGGTTAAGATTGAAACTAATGGTAATTTAATTTCAGAGAGTGTAGCAGATAGGATTGCAAGATTAGAACCTAGATCGGTACAAATAAGTATTGACGGTGCTACACAAAAAACTTACTCAACAATGAGACCAAGAGGAGTACTAGAAAAAGCACTAAACGCAATAAAATACCTTAACGAGAGAGGAATATATATGGAGGCGGTATTTGTACCAACAAGATTTAATTATAAGGAGTTCGAAGAGGTTGTCGAGATCTTACATTCTTTAGGAGTTAAGACTCTTTATACTGGAATTACTATGTATTTGGGTAGAGCCGTTAAGAACTGGAATATTGTGAATCCTACTAGCGAAGAGTACAAGTATGTGATAGATATTGCAAGAAGTAAAGCAAAGGAATATAAAGACATGAATATCGTATTTTATCCTTTTGGACTTATAGAAGAGTTAAAATTCAGACTTGAAAATCCTCCAGCCAGTCCGCTACTTCTATCCAACGGTAAAGTGAAACTACTTGGACCAATTCCGTATGTTGTTGCTGACGTTAGGAAGCATTCAATGGAGGAAATATGGGAGAGGTACAAGAAAGGATGGAGACATCCAAAGGTAAAAGAATGGGTAGAAGAAGTATCAAAAAACCCAGAAAAAGTGAAAATAACTACTCAACGCAGTAAATTCATAGATTTGTGGTGTGAATAA
- a CDS encoding prenyltransferase produces the protein MFRKVIQLLRYRFFLTSGLLPYLLGSAIGYHVMRSFNASNFILGILGIFMLLGTVESFNEYFDPADRVFMLDNEKSKPPLKWLLFGIVSLVIASLIALYFTLTIGYIVLLISLLGVILAVFYVGPPLRLAFRGFGELAIFLAYGPFMTLGAFLLQTYSISFTPIIPSIITGIVIVSLDLANEIPDYYQDKLSGKNTITVRIGVNNSRKLIFYLILLSFIFLVLGVILFSMPEFSLLYLALLPIIIKSVPKRNYEETMQYIPLIKTLAVTYTLVNVIFIVSYIL, from the coding sequence ATGTTTAGGAAAGTCATACAATTATTAAGATATAGATTTTTTCTCACTTCCGGACTTCTTCCGTATTTGCTAGGCTCTGCAATAGGATATCATGTAATGCGCAGTTTTAATGCAAGTAATTTTATTCTAGGTATTCTAGGTATTTTCATGTTACTGGGTACCGTAGAATCATTCAATGAATATTTTGATCCTGCAGATAGAGTATTCATGCTTGATAATGAAAAAAGTAAGCCACCTTTAAAATGGCTACTCTTTGGTATAGTCAGTCTAGTTATCGCAAGCTTAATTGCTCTTTACTTTACATTAACAATAGGTTATATTGTACTTTTGATCTCACTTTTGGGGGTCATATTAGCCGTGTTCTATGTAGGACCACCTCTAAGGTTAGCGTTTAGAGGATTTGGTGAATTAGCTATATTTTTAGCTTACGGACCTTTTATGACTCTTGGTGCTTTTCTATTACAAACGTACTCAATAAGCTTCACTCCAATAATTCCTTCAATTATAACTGGTATAGTTATAGTTTCTCTAGATCTAGCCAATGAAATTCCAGACTACTATCAGGATAAACTTTCTGGTAAAAATACAATTACTGTAAGAATAGGAGTAAATAATAGCAGAAAACTCATTTTCTACCTTATTTTGCTTTCCTTCATATTTTTAGTGCTGGGAGTAATACTATTCTCTATGCCGGAATTCAGTTTACTATACTTAGCATTACTCCCTATTATTATTAAATCAGTCCCGAAGAGAAATTATGAAGAGACAATGCAATACATTCCGCTAATAAAAACGTTAGCCGTAACGTACACCCTTGTCAACGTAATATTCATTGTATCATATATCCTATAA
- a CDS encoding aldose 1-epimerase, translating into MNFRLNSSLTTAISVKNEGEEAPLVVGAHPYFIVKGNWRIFPEKAKRLIMKDKIPTGEMEDFTITQGEYDDCFLLKGNVTLISDYSKVTIEKENMDFIQIYTGQPSAVAVEPMSGAPDAFHNGIGLITLKEGETATFTFKISVRL; encoded by the coding sequence ATAAACTTTAGGTTAAATTCTTCATTGACCACCGCGATCAGTGTGAAAAACGAGGGCGAAGAAGCTCCCTTAGTCGTAGGAGCTCATCCTTACTTCATAGTTAAGGGCAATTGGAGGATCTTTCCTGAGAAAGCTAAAAGGCTCATAATGAAGGATAAAATACCTACCGGAGAAATGGAAGATTTTACAATAACTCAAGGAGAATACGACGATTGTTTTCTACTTAAAGGAAATGTAACTTTAATTTCTGATTATTCAAAAGTAACGATAGAAAAGGAAAATATGGATTTTATTCAAATATACACCGGGCAACCTTCTGCAGTAGCCGTAGAGCCTATGAGCGGTGCTCCAGATGCATTTCATAACGGCATAGGGCTAATAACTCTGAAGGAAGGAGAAACTGCAACTTTTACTTTCAAGATTTCTGTAAGGCTTTAG
- a CDS encoding 4Fe-4S dicluster domain-containing protein → MSNSNILEKNQLINPYSKFGNTRSCEHWGFVVRVDQCLGCDACVAACTIENETPFWEDLWRTHVEDLEIGEYPNSQRMFVPRLCMQCENPPCYYVCPTGATQIVDGGIVVVDEYKCMGCLYCVEACPYGARYFYTYEDIQKAKEVYGDNEIHVVPHVDKCTFCYGTAPDNTHTPACVRTCPGGARVFGCLDDPNSEVSILVNTGQAVVLNPQLNVQPKVFYVFNKQTQRYVSQNGGDNS, encoded by the coding sequence ATGTCCAATTCAAATATACTTGAAAAAAATCAATTAATAAATCCATATTCTAAATTCGGAAATACAAGATCGTGTGAACATTGGGGATTCGTAGTTAGAGTAGATCAATGTCTAGGATGTGATGCTTGTGTGGCAGCATGCACTATAGAAAACGAAACACCGTTTTGGGAAGATCTATGGAGAACTCATGTAGAGGATTTAGAAATAGGAGAGTATCCAAACTCACAAAGAATGTTTGTACCAAGATTATGTATGCAATGTGAAAATCCTCCTTGTTATTATGTATGTCCTACTGGAGCTACACAAATAGTAGATGGAGGAATAGTTGTTGTAGACGAGTACAAATGTATGGGCTGCCTATATTGTGTTGAAGCTTGTCCATATGGAGCTAGATATTTCTATACATATGAGGATATTCAAAAAGCAAAGGAAGTATATGGAGACAATGAAATTCATGTAGTTCCTCATGTCGATAAATGTACATTTTGTTATGGTACTGCTCCAGATAACACACATACGCCAGCTTGTGTAAGAACTTGCCCAGGAGGAGCTAGAGTATTTGGATGCCTTGATGATCCTAATAGTGAGGTTAGTATCCTTGTAAATACAGGACAAGCGGTTGTACTTAATCCACAACTTAATGTACAACCAAAGGTATTTTATGTATTTAATAAGCAGACTCAAAGATATGTGTCTCAAAATGGTGGTGATAATTCATGA
- a CDS encoding SAM-dependent methyltransferase: protein MRKIYAVGISPSIELITLKALELIKKAPVVLTYDSDFPFSMEEILKDKKIVKLKPSFNEPDVIEENIRVLKSLEEEWGVFLEIGDPSIRNPLFYHILGGYKDFEIETVPGVSSITAVFSKLGTHVRHFCMLGSEEEELLESLIDKCDLFVIVNIHKDHLKIFDKLKEHSYDITFVKNCCNKDEEISNEYKGDTYWIIAVARKEISR, encoded by the coding sequence ATGAGAAAAATATACGCAGTTGGAATATCCCCTTCCATTGAATTAATCACACTTAAAGCACTAGAGCTAATAAAGAAAGCACCAGTAGTACTAACTTATGATAGTGACTTTCCATTTTCCATGGAGGAAATATTAAAGGATAAAAAGATAGTTAAACTCAAGCCTAGCTTCAATGAACCTGACGTTATAGAGGAAAATATAAGAGTTTTGAAATCATTAGAGGAAGAATGGGGCGTATTTTTGGAGATAGGAGATCCAAGTATAAGGAATCCATTGTTTTACCACATTTTAGGCGGATATAAGGATTTTGAAATAGAAACCGTACCAGGCGTAAGTTCAATTACGGCAGTATTTAGTAAATTGGGAACTCATGTAAGACACTTCTGCATGTTGGGGAGTGAAGAAGAAGAACTATTAGAAAGCTTGATAGATAAATGCGATCTATTCGTGATAGTTAATATACATAAAGATCACTTAAAAATATTTGATAAGCTAAAGGAACATTCATATGACATAACTTTCGTTAAAAATTGTTGCAATAAAGATGAAGAAATATCCAATGAATATAAAGGAGATACGTATTGGATAATAGCCGTAGCAAGAAAGGAAATAAGTAGGTAA
- a CDS encoding molybdopterin-dependent oxidoreductase, translated as MQSKNSHGVRISRRDFIKISAAVAVAAGAAYAASKNFVFNIFSQDSIDDEILQPGWQYSYVPNVCAFCSSTCDVLVTTESKNGYIRAMEIDGNPLSPLNKGKICPRGRSGIFRTYNVDRIKTPLIRTGPKGTWAFKEATWEEAFNYIMQKLQELNVQPWEFLLVGGALPCANYKRYFIPFTLGTQIPNINGTPMQSCMFSEQQPIGTVIGGFDLHASDLMDDMSHSSLITVWGNNGFPTGIFVNRAVRLGEGLANGAYMITIDPRMSESASKSDLWVPVKPGSDLTLAMAIINYIIQNGYYDDNFVRYYTNASFLAYEENGVLKLLEDDWPDGTVRGFYVYDEISGQVREIPPFSNTNQFDVNGNQIRPALKLSQIKYNDKQVTTVFQHLANRVSNYTLEYASQITDVPLDLIKEVAYRIATIKPMDIVSGLKGFWSDLSPQFRRATAIIMALTGNIDIRGGWVYSGQYREGVKEVINAYNSAIQSGTSKPGILLQRPEILGSVPLVDLPGELLTIFAIIYAYNNPQFWKTGYPALSYAYAQTLMQQGKTPVATFGMYLDTGAYEALKGQVMWNGKPYTPKAVMSWGGTPFNFLWKQYRNILENTFYIDINILPTEDTLYADVILPDVTYLERDEDFRADGPAMDYALRGRWQAIPVVYPNTANGLDLFVMFAYMLGKEAGDGYVEWMANSKSIDKEVFKQIIASEMPEYQNYLIKNNGYPPWGSFTAKAWREAKVNYLSKKLNIPSEQITETLRNNGVFIVTTVDEYFNNNERIPWNLPVASPTGRIEIYSTTLYYYVIKTFGYNPIWDPLIAYIPPYWNGGYAVTPGIFVEPTPPYNDPAFKPTPPEMFFIEYKVPQFAYTSSTDNPLLMAISSSSYHKNISQMAWINPITASQLGINEGDWITIVRWKLPDSDGKYPQLTIRAHITQWIRPDTIGVPEPYGQRNPALTTAINAIENTGNKPVSELWPESYNPLGGFRQAEQYTVYVRKATPDEIQEATTIATAQTPNTLPSEVVVTPNTKINSTDWDKYEQS; from the coding sequence ATGCAGAGTAAGAATAGCCATGGAGTGAGAATTTCAAGAAGAGATTTTATAAAGATATCAGCAGCTGTTGCTGTAGCGGCAGGTGCTGCGTACGCAGCGTCAAAGAATTTTGTATTTAATATATTTTCACAAGATTCAATCGATGACGAAATACTTCAACCGGGATGGCAGTATTCTTATGTTCCTAATGTATGCGCATTTTGCTCATCAACATGCGATGTTCTAGTCACAACAGAGAGTAAAAATGGGTACATCAGAGCGATGGAAATAGATGGAAATCCTCTCTCTCCACTGAATAAAGGAAAAATATGCCCAAGAGGAAGATCTGGAATATTTAGGACATATAACGTAGATAGAATAAAGACACCGTTAATAAGAACAGGACCTAAAGGAACATGGGCTTTTAAGGAAGCCACATGGGAAGAGGCATTTAACTATATTATGCAAAAGCTTCAAGAGCTTAACGTACAGCCTTGGGAATTTTTATTAGTTGGTGGAGCATTACCATGTGCTAACTATAAAAGGTATTTTATACCATTTACTCTAGGAACTCAAATTCCCAATATTAATGGAACGCCTATGCAATCTTGCATGTTTTCTGAACAACAACCTATCGGAACTGTAATTGGAGGATTTGATCTTCACGCCTCAGATCTTATGGATGATATGAGTCATTCTTCACTTATAACAGTCTGGGGAAATAACGGATTCCCTACTGGGATTTTCGTCAATAGAGCTGTAAGATTAGGCGAAGGATTGGCTAATGGCGCATATATGATAACTATTGATCCTAGAATGAGTGAATCTGCTTCTAAATCTGATTTATGGGTTCCAGTCAAGCCCGGTTCAGATCTTACATTAGCTATGGCAATAATTAATTATATAATTCAGAATGGATATTATGATGATAACTTTGTAAGATACTATACTAATGCATCGTTCTTAGCATATGAAGAAAACGGAGTTCTCAAACTTCTTGAAGATGATTGGCCCGACGGAACAGTAAGAGGTTTTTATGTATACGATGAAATAAGTGGCCAGGTAAGAGAGATTCCTCCATTTTCTAACACAAATCAATTTGATGTAAACGGAAATCAGATAAGACCTGCACTAAAATTATCTCAAATCAAATATAATGATAAACAAGTTACTACAGTGTTTCAACACTTAGCTAATCGAGTTAGCAATTATACACTAGAATATGCGTCTCAAATAACTGACGTCCCCTTGGATTTAATCAAAGAAGTAGCATATAGAATAGCAACAATTAAACCCATGGATATAGTTAGTGGTCTAAAAGGATTCTGGTCTGATTTATCTCCACAGTTTAGAAGAGCTACAGCCATAATAATGGCACTAACAGGAAACATAGATATAAGAGGAGGATGGGTATATTCTGGGCAATACCGAGAAGGAGTAAAAGAGGTTATAAATGCATATAACTCTGCCATACAATCTGGAACATCTAAACCTGGAATACTTTTGCAGAGACCTGAAATCTTGGGATCCGTACCATTAGTGGATTTGCCAGGAGAATTACTTACAATATTTGCAATAATTTATGCTTATAATAATCCGCAGTTCTGGAAGACTGGTTATCCTGCATTATCATACGCATATGCTCAAACACTTATGCAACAAGGAAAAACACCGGTAGCTACTTTTGGGATGTATTTAGATACTGGTGCTTATGAGGCATTGAAAGGACAAGTAATGTGGAACGGCAAGCCTTATACGCCAAAGGCTGTAATGTCATGGGGAGGTACACCTTTCAATTTTCTCTGGAAACAATACAGGAACATTCTTGAAAATACATTCTATATAGATATTAATATTTTGCCAACCGAAGATACACTTTATGCTGATGTAATATTACCTGATGTGACATATCTAGAAAGAGATGAAGATTTCAGAGCAGACGGTCCAGCTATGGATTACGCTTTGAGAGGAAGATGGCAAGCTATACCAGTGGTCTATCCAAATACCGCTAACGGATTAGATTTATTTGTTATGTTTGCATACATGCTAGGGAAAGAAGCTGGGGATGGCTATGTGGAATGGATGGCCAACTCAAAATCCATCGATAAAGAAGTTTTCAAGCAAATTATAGCATCCGAAATGCCAGAATATCAGAATTATCTAATTAAAAATAATGGTTATCCACCATGGGGTAGCTTTACAGCTAAGGCTTGGAGAGAAGCTAAAGTAAACTATTTGTCAAAGAAATTAAATATTCCATCAGAACAGATTACTGAAACTTTAAGAAATAATGGAGTATTCATTGTAACTACTGTAGACGAATATTTTAATAATAACGAAAGAATACCTTGGAATTTACCTGTAGCCTCTCCTACTGGAAGAATAGAAATTTATTCTACAACACTGTATTATTACGTTATCAAAACATTTGGTTATAATCCTATATGGGATCCATTAATAGCATATATTCCGCCATATTGGAATGGTGGTTATGCGGTAACGCCTGGAATATTTGTAGAACCTACACCACCATATAATGATCCTGCATTTAAACCGACACCTCCAGAGATGTTCTTTATAGAATATAAAGTACCTCAATTTGCATATACATCAAGTACAGATAATCCGCTCCTAATGGCAATATCAAGTAGTAGCTACCATAAAAATATTTCACAGATGGCATGGATTAATCCTATTACAGCGTCTCAATTAGGTATAAATGAAGGGGATTGGATAACTATAGTTAGATGGAAATTACCTGATTCCGATGGGAAATATCCACAGTTAACTATAAGGGCACATATTACGCAATGGATAAGGCCAGATACTATAGGAGTACCAGAACCTTATGGTCAAAGAAATCCAGCATTAACTACTGCAATAAATGCAATAGAAAATACAGGAAATAAACCGGTAAGCGAGCTGTGGCCAGAAAGTTATAATCCGTTAGGAGGATTTAGACAAGCAGAACAATATACAGTATATGTTAGGAAAGCAACTCCTGATGAAATACAAGAAGCTACTACAATAGCCACCGCGCAAACTCCTAATACTTTACCTTCAGAAGTTGTAGTTACACCAAATACGAAAATTAATTCTACAGATTGGGATAAATATGAACAAAGTTAA
- a CDS encoding PqqD family protein, with protein sequence MLFFNIKNKVKLRKEKNGTVMFDIENEKVYTLNPTAEKIINKIKEGKSAEEIIKDLKEEYQDPENKIEEDVMNFINNLREAGILIDDKK encoded by the coding sequence ATGTTATTTTTTAATATTAAAAACAAAGTTAAATTAAGAAAAGAAAAAAATGGAACTGTAATGTTCGACATCGAGAACGAAAAGGTTTATACATTAAATCCAACTGCAGAAAAAATAATAAATAAGATTAAAGAAGGTAAATCCGCAGAAGAGATAATAAAGGATTTGAAAGAAGAATACCAAGATCCAGAAAATAAAATTGAAGAAGATGTAATGAATTTTATAAATAATTTAAGAGAGGCAGGAATTCTAATAGATGACAAAAAATGA
- a CDS encoding ABC transporter substrate-binding protein: MKRRDFIIAITSLALASIAGGVIYFDNEGNKYCGEVKIIDSMGRTVYVPKEINKVVALGPGTLGMIIYAGGLDKISGIEQIELRNMWGQDCWLAYHDKFKGLPIVGQGGPNATPDPSAILTAKPQVIIEDQLYAQVMDPNQLQEETKIPVIVVYTFSPKRIGELGPNTFKSSMSLLGELLGTTDRTNELNEYVNSLVNDLNSRTSNISYRPSVYVGGLPYKTGSEGFLGTDVDFEVLNLINTKSVVDNLGWSPGFYNIDFSYLLRTQPEFVFIDEGNLETVISEFSQNKQQFCSLNAFKNGNVYGLLPYRWYQVNVTNQFLSAYYIGKNLYPDNFTDVDIFSLANEIYIKFLGINIYSNYLKYAPGYVNISGNFQC, translated from the coding sequence ATGAAAAGACGGGATTTTATTATAGCTATAACTTCGTTAGCCTTAGCATCTATTGCAGGTGGGGTTATATATTTTGATAATGAAGGCAACAAGTACTGTGGAGAGGTTAAAATAATCGACTCTATGGGAAGGACTGTATACGTTCCTAAAGAAATCAATAAAGTAGTAGCATTAGGACCAGGTACGTTAGGGATGATAATTTATGCAGGAGGCTTAGATAAAATTTCTGGAATAGAACAAATAGAGCTTAGGAACATGTGGGGGCAAGATTGCTGGTTAGCATACCATGATAAGTTTAAAGGATTACCTATAGTAGGACAAGGAGGACCAAACGCAACTCCTGATCCTTCTGCAATACTGACAGCTAAACCACAAGTGATAATAGAAGATCAACTTTATGCCCAAGTTATGGATCCTAATCAACTACAAGAAGAAACAAAAATTCCAGTTATAGTCGTATACACTTTTTCTCCTAAACGTATTGGAGAACTTGGCCCTAACACGTTTAAATCTTCAATGTCATTGCTCGGAGAATTACTAGGAACAACAGATAGGACAAACGAATTGAACGAATACGTTAATAGCTTAGTGAATGACCTTAATAGCAGAACAAGTAATATTTCCTATAGGCCTTCGGTCTATGTAGGAGGATTGCCTTATAAAACTGGATCCGAAGGATTCCTAGGCACTGACGTCGATTTTGAAGTACTAAACTTAATTAATACGAAGAGCGTAGTCGATAACTTAGGATGGTCTCCAGGCTTTTATAATATAGATTTTAGTTACTTATTACGAACACAACCTGAATTTGTATTTATAGACGAAGGAAATCTTGAGACAGTCATTTCAGAATTTTCTCAAAATAAACAACAGTTTTGCTCGTTAAATGCTTTTAAAAACGGGAACGTATATGGGCTTTTACCGTATAGATGGTACCAGGTTAATGTAACTAACCAATTCCTATCCGCATATTACATTGGCAAAAATCTGTACCCAGATAATTTCACCGATGTAGATATTTTTTCATTAGCTAATGAAATTTATATAAAGTTCCTAGGAATTAACATTTACTCTAATTATTTAAAATATGCTCCTGGATATGTTAATATTTCAGGGAATTTCCAATGTTAA